TAACATCTTTCGATTTACTTGCCGGTTTAAATGAATTACAGATTACAATTTCATATCCGCTAGGAAAAGGATAATATTGAACCTGTAATGGATAGAACTGGATATGCGCTATCTGATTTCTTTTCCCAAGCAGCATCGCCGCATGGTCTCCAGCGCCACCACGGGTACCGACATACCATTCCGCTTGACCACAAAGTTCAACGAGGGTTGTAGGGTCTATTCGTTCGTTATTTAATCCTAGCGTAACAAGCGTAGCAGCAACAACTAACGCCGAAGATGAACTCAATCCTGCGGCAAATGGTATACTACCATTGACGAATAAATTCATTCCGGTTAATGGTTTATTTGGAAATTCGGATTGCACGCGTAAAACCGCAGCTTTAATATAATTTGACCAATCGCCCTGTGTCTCTGTTACCGCACGAACTACTTCTTCCGCAGAGATATATTCCAACCAATTCTGCCAATTCCCTTTTTGTTTCTCCGAATGAATTGAAAAAGTACGCGCTGGAAATAATGCTGAACGTAGATTGTGGATGTGCACTATATCATCGGATCGTGCAGAACCCGCAATAAGAATTTCGCGATAATGGGTTAAATAATTGACATACCCGCCACGATGCTCAATATGTACCCCTTTGAGATTTATCCGCGATGGACTGCGACTAACAATAACCTCGGATTGAACACCAAATTGGTCTCTGAATGCGGTTAAAAGGGTTAAATATGCTTGTCTTCGTTCCTGGATTAATTCTAAAGAATCTCCGTACATTAATGCAAACTGTTCTTGCGTTTTTTGGTCAAACCGAATTAGTTTATCAATCCATTGGTCTACATTCATATATTTGATGCAGTTATAAAATCTCTTTACTTACATTATCAATAAGTATCTTATTTTCAATTACCTGGTTTCGTTCAATCCGGCTGTTCTCTATGTAACTATTCAAAATCGTCGCCCAGGGTGCAATATCAATCCTACCCTTCAACCCAATTATACCGTTAAGCACTACGTGGGGTCCAATATAAAATGATGGAATGGTTTTTGGGGGGATTTCAAGAATCGCGGACCAATCGTGTTCCCGGAGCAGGTGTATATACTGTTCGCAAAATTCTTTCGCTCCACCAACGAGTTTAACTCGGTGCGCTAAATTGGTTAAGAAAAAAGCAATCTCTGGGTCAACATAAATCTCGGTATTTGGCATAACCGTGACTGCAAACACTTGCTCTAAAACTTCAAATTCAGGTTCTCCGAGAAGTTTTGAGGTTCGGAAATCGTTACGTAGGTAAGACATCAGAGTTGACGGTCTTTGCGGGAAACTTTGCATTCGATCTTGAGCGTAGTGGCGTAAATCGGTCCGCGTATCGAATCCCATAGCAGTTTTTCTCGGAAGTGAAAATATTCCGACTGATTTATTCTGGGATTTCAGTTCCATAGCAAGTTCTGGCAAATAGTATTCATTTTTTTTATGCCGCCGTAAAACATAGGTTCCCACTGGATTTGGTGCTATTTTCCGACTTTCGAAAATAGACAATAACTCTGATTTTGTATATAGTTTCCCACGAATACTAACCTCTTGAGATGGCGATAAAGCATTTATATCCGGATTCGGAACCACTCCAATCTCTCGACCATATTCATCTCGAATTACACGCGCATAATTCGGCGCATCGATATCTCGAATGGTGTTCAGAAAAACCTCACGATTTATGACTTCAAGAAGCACGTTCCGTTCTTTAATCTGATGTAAGTATTCTTTTGATAATGGTTCGGGGATGCCTGGGAACGAAATCGTCCCAGAACGTTCTTCTGGAGTTCGTCCAATTTCCGATTGTTCAACGACGGCAATAAATTCACCTGTCTGCGGTTCTCGAACAATTCGTCCGTAATTAAAGGGGTCTTCCTCAATAACCGATGCGATGGTCATTTCATATCCCATGCGGATGTGAAACAACACCATCTCTTTCAATAGTTCCGCTGGTATCGTTGGAATATCCGAAGCAAGGATAAGAATATATTGATATTCCGGATGATTCAAGAGAAACTCTTTTGCTTCCCGCGCGACCACCGTTGCACCGGTTCCATCATCTAATCCATCGGCATTGCTATAATAGTGTCTAACGGTTGGAATTCGTTTTTCAATAAGCGCAACTACATCAGCATGGAGTTTATATCGAATCTTTTCATAGTCTGTTTGGCACTGGTCTTTCGGTTTGGGTCGATGGCCGACCCGAACTAAAATCTGTTCAGCAACTTGTCCATTTAATAAGGTATCAAATATTAGGTCGAGAAACGGTTTCCCGGTTGATAGTTCTCGCGTCGCTGGTTTGGCTAACGCATCGAGAAACGGGTCGCCTATCGTCCATAACGGAGTCATGCGTGAACCCAATCCCGCTGCGGGTATCACCGCTAGAACCCGTTTTACTAATCTTAACTGAGCATATTCATCCATCTTAAAAGAAAAAACTCAAAATTGGAAAATCAAAATGCAAAAACTACCGAATAACTAAAGAAAAACGATGAAACAAAGAAACAAAAATTAATGATTTATGAGTTTTCTGTTCTTTAGTTCTTCCGTTTTTTCGTGTATGGTTGAGTTGATATTAGGAATATACCGTTTTCCTTTTGTCGCTAAATATGTCCGTGATGCATCTTTTTCACTACACAACCTCGTTTAAGGAATACCGCTATCTTATCATCACTTAAGGTTCCGCAATCTATGATTACTAACGAACGTGCTGATTTCCCGGTTGCTTTAATAACCGTATCCGGATTTATTTCGCGATACTCTTGATGTGGCACAACGAATAATATCACATCGGCTCCCTGTAACACCAATTGGGTATTCGCTGAAACGGTTAGTTTTTTCAACGGCGCTTGATTTTTAAAATGGTTGGCCATAGAGTATGGATTTCTATCTTGGTCCCGGAGTTCGTCAAGACTTTTAACGTATGGGTCACCAACTGCTATCTTAGCGCCTAATTCTTGCAAACGGCGAACGATAGATTCATACGATGCATAGCGCGTATCGCCAACATCTTCCCGATATGCGGCACCAAGTACGGCAACTTTACTTCCTTTAATTCTCTTCCCAATGCTTTTTAACGCAATCTGCGCTAAATCGACCATTCGTAATGCACTGGTATCATTGATATCAACGATAAGCGAAATTAACCGCAACCAAGCGTTAAGTTTTTCTCGCTGTTTTCTATCGAGTCGGGAAACAAACGCTGGGATATTTCGCGCTGACCACATCAGAAATACCGCATCTTTCGGCAAACAGTATCCGCCGGTACTTGGAGTGGCGGGAACAATCAAATCCCGATGCGTTGGTCGTTTCGTAATCGCATCTTTTACCGCAGTTAAATTTACTCCCATAATTTCAGCTAAAAATCCGCCTACCCGAGCGAAAGCTAACAAACTCGCACGATAACTATTCTCAAAACATTTCGCAAACTCTGACATCGTTGTCGTCGGTAACTGGGTTAATTCCGCTTTCGGTCCAGTTAATACTTCGCTCAAAAATTTTCCGGCTAATTCTGCACTTATTTGATTAATTCCCGAATATACCCGCGGGAAATTTACAATCGAATCCCAATAATCCTTTCCCGGCATAACCCGTTCATACGAATGCGCTAACCGAACCGGATGTTTGTTTAGATTAATTCCGCGTCGGATAAATTCCTTTTCTAAAATTGGTTTAGCAATATACTCACAAAATCCCGGCGGTACCGTGGTTTCAATTAAAACTAACGTTTCTGGTTTAATATATTTTCCTATTGTACGAATC
This portion of the bacterium genome encodes:
- a CDS encoding GDP-mannose dehydrogenase: MERKKIVNIENVSIAPDGTRYPLPDKSQTDVELERVKQKIHEAKQRDAEIVVVQGQGFVGAVMAAIIADAKNKFVVGLQRPSRRSFWKIPMLNAGISPIASEDPNVAEGIARTVLKKKTYIATWVDEVLALADIVVVDVQCDVVKPEFGNADSATVEIDACKEAIRTIGKYIKPETLVLIETTVPPGFCEYIAKPILEKEFIRRGINLNKHPVRLAHSYERVMPGKDYWDSIVNFPRVYSGINQISAELAGKFLSEVLTGPKAELTQLPTTTMSEFAKCFENSYRASLLAFARVGGFLAEIMGVNLTAVKDAITKRPTHRDLIVPATPSTGGYCLPKDAVFLMWSARNIPAFVSRLDRKQREKLNAWLRLISLIVDINDTSALRMVDLAQIALKSIGKRIKGSKVAVLGAAYREDVGDTRYASYESIVRRLQELGAKIAVGDPYVKSLDELRDQDRNPYSMANHFKNQAPLKKLTVSANTQLVLQGADVILFVVPHQEYREINPDTVIKATGKSARSLVIIDCGTLSDDKIAVFLKRGCVVKKMHHGHI